In one Pseudarthrobacter oxydans genomic region, the following are encoded:
- the ald gene encoding alanine dehydrogenase, producing MIIGVPAEIKNNEFRVAITAAGVHEFRTHGHTILVERGAGLGSGITDEEYSIAGAEIVNEADDVWARADMVMKVKEPIKAEYHRFRKDLILFTYLHLAAEPELTRELINSGVTAIAYETVQEGRSLPLLAPMSEVAGRLSVQVGASALMAPAGGKGVLLGGVPGVRPAKVVVLGAGVAGTNAAAMALGLGADVTIMDIDIHRLRELDAQYQGRLKTVASNKYEIEKSVVDADLVIGSVLIPGAKAPKLVTNDLVARMKPGSVLVDIAVDQGGCFEDTRPTTHQEPTYKVHNTIFYCVANMPGAVPNTSTYALTNVTLRYAVALANLGVKAAFDRDPALAAGLNIAAGHVAHRSVSGAHNLPLVKDWRELVPA from the coding sequence ATGATCATTGGTGTTCCCGCAGAAATTAAGAACAACGAGTTCCGGGTGGCCATCACCGCCGCCGGCGTCCACGAGTTCCGCACCCATGGACACACGATCCTGGTGGAGCGCGGGGCGGGACTCGGTTCGGGCATCACCGATGAGGAATACTCCATTGCCGGTGCCGAGATCGTTAACGAGGCAGACGACGTCTGGGCCCGCGCGGACATGGTCATGAAGGTCAAGGAACCCATCAAGGCCGAGTACCACCGGTTCCGCAAGGACCTGATCCTCTTCACCTACCTCCACCTCGCGGCCGAGCCCGAACTCACCCGCGAGCTCATCAACTCCGGCGTCACCGCCATCGCCTATGAAACTGTCCAGGAGGGCCGCAGCCTGCCACTCCTGGCGCCCATGTCCGAGGTGGCCGGCCGCCTCTCCGTCCAGGTAGGCGCCTCCGCACTGATGGCCCCCGCCGGCGGCAAGGGCGTCTTGCTGGGCGGCGTTCCCGGCGTCCGCCCCGCCAAGGTGGTCGTGTTGGGTGCAGGTGTTGCAGGCACCAATGCAGCGGCCATGGCCCTGGGCCTCGGCGCCGACGTGACCATCATGGATATCGACATCCACCGCCTCCGCGAGCTGGATGCCCAATACCAGGGCCGGCTCAAGACGGTGGCATCCAACAAGTATGAGATCGAAAAGTCAGTGGTGGACGCTGACCTGGTGATCGGCTCGGTCCTGATCCCCGGCGCCAAGGCCCCCAAGCTGGTGACCAACGATCTGGTGGCCCGCATGAAGCCGGGCTCGGTCCTGGTGGATATCGCCGTGGATCAGGGTGGCTGCTTCGAGGACACCCGCCCCACCACGCACCAGGAACCCACGTACAAGGTGCACAACACCATCTTCTACTGCGTGGCCAACATGCCTGGTGCGGTACCGAATACCTCCACGTACGCCCTGACCAACGTCACCCTGCGCTACGCGGTGGCCCTCGCCAACCTGGGCGTCAAAGCAGCGTTCGATCGCGACCCCGCCCTCGCTGCGGGCCTGAACATCGCCGCAGGCCACGTTGCCCACCGTTCGGTGTCCGGGGCACACAACCTGCCCCTCGTGAAGGACTGGCGCGAACTGGTTCCGGCCTAG
- the ehuC gene encoding ectoine/hydroxyectoine ABC transporter permease subunit EhuC encodes MNAVIEYAPLLWQGLLTTLMVTVLGGALCLVVAFAAGLARLSRHRILRWPAGVFIEVFRGTSLLVQMFWLFFALPFFGIQLHPLTAAVLALGLNEGAYAAEVVRGAIASRAKGQTEACIALGMEPALRLRRIIIPQSIPAMLPPFGNVMVDLLKNTSLVSLVTVADLTFSAQMIRSTTGQTTAIFTTILVMYFVLSYLLTLLTAWLEKRFALDRKALTLQKKENILMKVGAA; translated from the coding sequence GTGAATGCTGTTATCGAGTACGCGCCCCTGCTGTGGCAGGGTTTGCTAACTACCCTGATGGTGACGGTGCTTGGGGGTGCACTGTGCTTGGTAGTAGCCTTCGCCGCAGGTCTGGCCCGCCTGTCCCGGCACCGAATCCTCCGGTGGCCTGCCGGCGTCTTCATTGAGGTGTTCCGCGGAACGTCCCTGCTGGTGCAGATGTTTTGGTTGTTTTTCGCACTGCCGTTTTTCGGAATTCAGCTCCACCCGCTGACAGCTGCAGTCCTGGCACTGGGCCTCAACGAGGGGGCCTATGCCGCCGAAGTGGTCCGCGGTGCCATCGCCAGCCGAGCCAAGGGGCAGACAGAAGCCTGCATTGCCCTGGGCATGGAACCCGCGTTAAGGCTTCGCAGAATCATCATCCCGCAGTCCATCCCTGCCATGCTCCCACCGTTTGGCAATGTAATGGTGGACCTCTTGAAGAACACGTCGCTCGTTTCACTGGTCACGGTAGCGGATCTGACCTTTAGCGCCCAGATGATTCGAAGCACGACTGGGCAGACGACTGCAATCTTCACCACAATCCTGGTGATGTACTTTGTTTTGTCCTACCTGCTGACTCTGCTCACAGCTTGGCTGGAGAAGCGTTTCGCGCTTGACCGCAAAGCCCTGACTCTGCAGAAAAAGGAAAACATTCTCATGAAGGTGGGTGCAGCATGA
- a CDS encoding FHA domain-containing protein: MSDLTITVLRFGFLLLLWVLIFSIVSAMRRDLMVGRKAASGAPTQRQVRRNPELAEAPPQPAKQQAHQLVVVEGPLKGTTLPLAASPILLGRAQEATLVLEDDYASGRHARLFPQGSRWFIEDLGSTNGTYLADQQLTRALPVEPGVPVRIGKTVIELRP, from the coding sequence ATGAGCGACCTCACCATCACCGTCCTGCGGTTCGGCTTCCTCCTGCTCCTCTGGGTGCTGATCTTCAGCATCGTCTCAGCCATGCGCCGGGACCTCATGGTGGGCCGGAAGGCAGCCTCCGGCGCGCCCACCCAGCGCCAGGTCCGCAGGAACCCGGAGCTTGCTGAAGCCCCTCCGCAGCCGGCGAAGCAGCAGGCGCACCAGCTGGTCGTCGTCGAAGGTCCACTCAAGGGAACCACCCTTCCGCTGGCTGCCAGTCCCATCCTCCTGGGCCGCGCCCAGGAAGCCACCCTGGTCCTGGAGGACGACTACGCGTCCGGCCGCCACGCCAGGCTGTTCCCCCAAGGCAGCCGCTGGTTCATCGAGGACCTGGGGTCCACAAACGGAACCTACCTGGCGGACCAGCAACTTACCCGTGCCCTGCCGGTTGAGCCAGGGGTTCCCGTGAGAATCGGCAAGACGGTCATCGAATTGAGGCCATAG
- a CDS encoding DUF3662 and FHA domain-containing protein, with protein MGLLDKVERGIEKAVRGVFSTGSRAQVEPVEIASRLRREVDHKALTVAAGRTLAPNVFDVQLSDDDFKRAQEWGTPLAEELCDVVINHVRSQGYTLQGPVRISFRRDAELRAGNFEILSSTEKSKGAPAGQPQRPNLPAAPSRQPVRLQPVLDIDGQRYSLNAPSIVLGRSSEADIHVEDTGVSRRHLEIRTANGVTSAVDMGSTNGSYVNGQKVSGSTELTDGSTITMGRTKIIFRLLPASTGGRT; from the coding sequence ATGGGTCTGCTGGACAAGGTTGAACGCGGCATTGAAAAGGCTGTCCGGGGCGTCTTCTCTACCGGCTCGCGCGCCCAGGTCGAACCTGTGGAGATCGCCAGCAGGCTGCGCCGGGAAGTTGACCACAAGGCCCTGACTGTGGCCGCCGGCCGGACACTCGCCCCAAACGTTTTTGATGTGCAGCTCAGCGATGACGACTTCAAGCGGGCCCAGGAATGGGGAACCCCGCTGGCCGAGGAACTCTGCGACGTAGTCATCAACCACGTCCGCAGCCAGGGCTACACCCTTCAGGGCCCGGTACGGATTTCCTTCCGCCGGGACGCCGAGTTGCGCGCCGGCAACTTCGAAATCCTCTCTTCAACCGAGAAATCGAAGGGCGCACCCGCAGGCCAGCCACAACGCCCCAATCTGCCGGCCGCTCCGAGCCGCCAGCCGGTACGGCTTCAGCCCGTATTGGATATCGACGGGCAGCGTTACTCCCTCAACGCTCCATCCATCGTCCTTGGCAGGTCGTCCGAAGCCGACATCCATGTCGAAGACACGGGCGTGTCCCGCCGCCACCTGGAAATCCGCACGGCCAACGGCGTGACCAGCGCAGTGGATATGGGTTCCACCAACGGCAGCTATGTCAACGGGCAGAAGGTGTCAGGGAGCACCGAACTCACTGACGGCTCCACCATCACTATGGGACGGACAAAAATCATCTTCCGCCTTTTGCCTGCAAGCACGGGTGGCCGCACATGA
- the ehuA gene encoding ectoine/hydroxyectoine ABC transporter ATP-binding protein EhuA → MRPSTEPQPRTSGVALPPDPIIRFENVSKNWGTNHVLKSLNFDVAPGEKVSIIGPSGSGKTTILRILMTLETPSEGKVTVDGDTLWDVSLGQKVRETRQLRETRKKIGMVFQQFNLFPHMTAMENIIEAPIHVLGMNKAEARERAAELLNLVGLGKHMNHTPPQMSGGQQQRVAIARALAMRPKVLLFDEPTSALDPELIGEVLNVIRNLAHTTDMTMLMVTHEMRFAEEISDRVVMFDNGAAVESGPPAQIFKDPQQERTRSFLRAVLQH, encoded by the coding sequence ATGCGCCCCAGCACTGAACCCCAACCCCGGACTTCGGGCGTTGCTCTGCCTCCGGATCCCATCATTCGGTTCGAAAATGTCAGCAAGAACTGGGGAACGAACCATGTCCTGAAATCACTCAACTTCGATGTCGCACCCGGAGAGAAAGTGTCCATCATCGGCCCTTCCGGTTCGGGAAAAACCACCATCCTTCGTATCTTGATGACACTCGAAACCCCCAGCGAAGGAAAAGTGACTGTGGATGGGGACACCCTCTGGGACGTCAGCCTCGGCCAAAAAGTCAGGGAAACCAGACAATTGCGCGAGACCCGCAAGAAAATTGGCATGGTCTTCCAGCAGTTCAACCTGTTCCCGCATATGACTGCAATGGAAAACATCATCGAAGCACCTATCCACGTTCTCGGCATGAACAAAGCCGAGGCACGCGAACGCGCTGCGGAGCTGCTGAACCTGGTGGGCCTGGGCAAGCACATGAACCACACCCCACCGCAGATGTCCGGCGGCCAGCAGCAACGCGTAGCCATTGCCCGGGCATTGGCGATGCGGCCGAAAGTACTGCTCTTTGACGAGCCCACATCAGCGCTGGACCCCGAACTCATCGGTGAAGTCCTGAACGTGATCCGGAACCTGGCCCACACCACGGACATGACCATGCTTATGGTCACGCATGAGATGCGCTTTGCGGAGGAAATCTCGGATCGGGTCGTGATGTTCGACAACGGCGCCGCCGTGGAAAGCGGGCCGCCGGCTCAGATTTTCAAGGACCCACAGCAGGAGCGGACCAGGAGTTTTCTTCGGGCTGTTCTGCAGCACTGA
- a CDS encoding FadR/GntR family transcriptional regulator yields MSRNLTADLAADLRNRIVDGVIQPGEKLPSENTLISDFGVSRTVVRAALTRLQAEGLVETERGRGSFALTPPTDRPQAAPGARPVATMEDRVHLLEFRMGVETEAAALAARNHTERQLRAVTAALEEFTASAGHPARAMKSDFEFHRAVAAASGNPYYSDCLAALGQTMIAMPRTRLMTGVEHYARDHFDQVVQEHRSISEAIADGDEAAAAAAMRSHLANSRRRFKASARP; encoded by the coding sequence ATGAGTCGGAACCTCACCGCGGACCTCGCCGCTGACCTTCGCAACCGCATCGTTGACGGCGTCATCCAGCCGGGTGAGAAGCTCCCCAGCGAGAACACCCTCATCAGCGACTTCGGCGTCAGCCGGACGGTTGTCCGCGCGGCGCTGACCCGGCTCCAGGCCGAGGGGCTTGTTGAAACCGAGCGGGGGCGGGGAAGCTTCGCCCTCACGCCGCCGACGGACCGGCCCCAGGCAGCACCCGGGGCCCGTCCGGTGGCCACCATGGAGGACCGGGTCCACCTGCTGGAGTTCCGTATGGGCGTGGAAACCGAAGCCGCCGCGTTGGCCGCACGGAACCACACCGAGCGGCAGCTGCGCGCCGTCACCGCGGCCCTTGAGGAGTTCACCGCCAGCGCGGGGCACCCCGCCCGCGCCATGAAGTCGGATTTCGAGTTCCACCGCGCCGTTGCCGCGGCCTCCGGCAACCCCTACTACTCCGACTGCCTGGCGGCGCTTGGCCAAACGATGATCGCGATGCCGCGCACCCGCCTCATGACCGGCGTCGAGCATTACGCCCGGGACCACTTCGACCAGGTGGTCCAGGAGCACCGCTCCATCTCGGAGGCCATTGCGGACGGTGACGAGGCTGCCGCAGCGGCTGCCATGCGCAGCCACCTGGCCAATTCACGACGACGGTTCAAGGCTTCCGCGCGGCCCTAA
- a CDS encoding RidA family protein, producing MDKKQNTPPQLPPTPTPAGNYVPVRELGGVLYTAGHTSAVQNHLEYSGRIGEELTVEEGQCAAATAVLNCLASLAAHAGGLDRIGEIVSMTGYVAAGSNFTDHPLVMNGASEVLVSYFGEQGRPARAAVGVASLPDGAPVEISLIASLRNA from the coding sequence ATGGATAAAAAACAAAACACACCCCCGCAGCTGCCTCCCACCCCAACTCCCGCCGGAAACTACGTGCCCGTGCGCGAGCTGGGCGGAGTGCTTTACACGGCCGGCCACACCTCGGCTGTACAAAACCATCTGGAATACAGCGGGCGTATCGGCGAGGAGCTCACGGTTGAGGAAGGGCAGTGCGCGGCCGCCACCGCGGTACTGAACTGCCTGGCGTCGCTTGCCGCCCACGCCGGGGGGCTGGACCGTATCGGGGAGATCGTCTCAATGACCGGCTATGTGGCTGCCGGAAGCAACTTCACCGATCACCCGCTGGTCATGAACGGGGCGTCGGAGGTGTTGGTTTCCTATTTCGGAGAGCAAGGTCGTCCCGCCCGCGCAGCTGTCGGTGTGGCCAGCCTTCCCGACGGTGCACCCGTGGAGATATCGCTGATTGCCAGCCTCCGCAACGCCTGA
- a CDS encoding PP2C family protein-serine/threonine phosphatase has product MAVTQTPANGPRPAQRPLIMRYAARSDVGRIRSKNDDSAYVGRHLAVVADGMGGHAGGDVASAATVLDMIHLDRGDYDGDAGTVLADEIQTANSLLSELVHQNPKLAGMGTTVTALLLAGGKLYFAHIGDSRAYLLRDGEFKQVSVDHTFVQRLIDEGRLRPEEAESHPHKNVLMRVLGDVDASPELDLDTLDVRPGDRWLLCSDGLNYVAGHAVERTVRETKDLRECVETLVDLTLEAGSPDNVTVVMVEIVEETPDDVRTAAVEVVPSTAIAAAPAAAVQPAAPPAAGPQDPAEGTKAPGKNTSGTESPDKGAGAGNDPAASAVPAAAGPSKEGPAKDGHGQRSVEPGSTDPHLGEHLSAEVLRDELASRPHELVGAAAAAAESGSIPTIAGRTVARRAATLLTHRAEQSGTEADDNVVPLKPRRWITWAIAASVLVALTVGLWLGYAWTQTRYYVGEYDSRVAIFNGVSQRLGPIGLSSLETVTEIRMDSLPPFSQQRVRQTVPANDLYDAQRIVKNLELTGTTSPEEGCPTVSASPGASTPAPAPTDPAAPAPAPEATAAPASQSPSPTVTCKAVP; this is encoded by the coding sequence GTGGCCGTCACGCAAACCCCCGCCAACGGGCCCCGGCCCGCGCAGCGGCCCCTCATCATGCGCTACGCCGCACGTTCCGACGTCGGCCGGATCCGCTCAAAGAACGACGACTCCGCCTACGTGGGACGGCACCTCGCCGTCGTCGCGGACGGCATGGGCGGCCACGCGGGCGGCGACGTAGCCTCCGCCGCCACTGTCCTGGACATGATCCACCTGGACCGCGGCGACTACGACGGCGACGCCGGCACCGTCCTTGCCGACGAAATCCAGACGGCCAACTCCCTGCTTTCCGAACTCGTGCACCAGAACCCCAAACTGGCGGGGATGGGCACCACCGTCACGGCGCTCCTGCTGGCCGGGGGCAAGCTCTACTTTGCACACATCGGCGATTCCCGGGCCTACCTCCTGCGCGACGGCGAATTCAAGCAGGTCAGCGTGGACCACACCTTTGTCCAGCGCCTCATCGACGAAGGCCGGCTCCGCCCTGAGGAGGCCGAAAGCCACCCGCACAAAAACGTCCTGATGCGCGTCCTGGGCGACGTGGACGCCAGCCCGGAACTCGATCTCGATACCCTGGACGTCCGCCCCGGCGACCGCTGGCTGCTCTGCTCCGACGGGCTCAACTACGTTGCCGGCCACGCCGTGGAACGGACGGTGCGGGAAACCAAGGACCTCCGCGAGTGCGTGGAAACCCTCGTGGACCTGACCCTCGAAGCCGGCTCCCCGGACAACGTCACAGTGGTCATGGTGGAAATTGTCGAGGAAACGCCCGACGACGTCAGAACCGCCGCCGTCGAAGTCGTCCCTTCCACAGCCATCGCCGCAGCCCCTGCCGCAGCAGTCCAGCCGGCAGCACCGCCCGCCGCAGGGCCGCAGGATCCGGCTGAGGGCACCAAAGCTCCCGGCAAGAACACGTCCGGCACAGAAAGCCCTGACAAGGGCGCCGGCGCGGGCAACGACCCAGCAGCCAGCGCCGTTCCGGCCGCCGCCGGACCTTCCAAGGAGGGCCCTGCCAAGGACGGCCATGGACAGCGCTCAGTGGAACCGGGCTCCACCGACCCGCACTTGGGCGAACACCTGTCCGCTGAGGTCCTGCGGGACGAACTCGCCTCACGCCCCCACGAGCTTGTGGGTGCAGCGGCAGCAGCGGCAGAATCCGGGTCCATTCCCACCATCGCCGGACGCACCGTGGCGCGGAGGGCAGCCACCCTCCTCACCCACAGGGCAGAACAGTCCGGCACCGAAGCTGATGACAACGTGGTGCCGCTCAAGCCGCGGCGCTGGATTACCTGGGCGATCGCCGCATCCGTGCTGGTGGCCCTGACAGTGGGCCTCTGGCTGGGGTATGCCTGGACCCAGACGCGCTACTACGTCGGCGAGTACGACTCCCGCGTCGCCATCTTCAACGGCGTCTCCCAGCGCCTTGGCCCCATCGGCCTTTCCAGCCTTGAAACCGTCACAGAAATCCGGATGGATTCCCTGCCCCCGTTCTCGCAGCAGCGCGTGCGCCAGACCGTGCCCGCCAATGACCTCTACGATGCCCAGCGGATCGTGAAGAACCTCGAACTCACCGGGACCACCTCCCCAGAGGAAGGGTGTCCAACAGTTTCCGCGTCACCTGGAGCATCCACACCGGCGCCGGCCCCTACGGACCCGGCCGCTCCTGCACCGGCCCCGGAGGCAACCGCCGCTCCGGCAAGCCAGTCCCCCAGCCCCACCGTCACCTGCAAGGCGGTCCCATGA
- a CDS encoding L-talarate/galactarate dehydratase, which yields MSTVDLIRHVKLSTARLPLAVPISDAKVFTGRQKPMTEVVFLFAEITTELGHTGVGFSYSKRAGGPAQYAHAKEVAEGVIGEDPNDIAKIYTKLLWAGASVGRSGVATQALAAIDIALYDLKAKRAGLPLAKLLGSYRDSVQTYNTSGGFLNATLEEVKARATQSLEEGIGGIKVKVGLPDSKEDLRRVAGIREHIGWDVPLMVDVNQQWDRATALRMGRQLEEFNLIWIEEPLDAYDFEGHAHLANVLDTPIATGEMLASVAEHKGLINANGCDIIQPDAPRVGGITQFLRLAALADERGLGLAPHFAMEIHLHLAAAYPREPWVEHFDWLDPLFNERLETKDGRMIVPDRPGLGVTLSDQARAWTTETVEFGA from the coding sequence GTGAGTACCGTCGACCTGATCCGGCACGTCAAACTGTCCACCGCCCGCCTTCCCCTCGCTGTTCCCATCAGCGATGCCAAGGTCTTCACGGGCAGGCAGAAGCCCATGACGGAGGTGGTCTTCCTGTTCGCGGAAATCACCACGGAGCTGGGGCACACCGGCGTCGGATTCAGCTACTCCAAGCGGGCCGGCGGGCCGGCGCAGTATGCACACGCCAAGGAAGTAGCCGAGGGCGTCATCGGCGAGGATCCCAACGACATTGCGAAGATCTACACCAAGCTGCTGTGGGCCGGAGCGTCAGTGGGCCGGTCCGGCGTCGCCACCCAGGCACTGGCCGCCATCGACATCGCCCTCTACGACCTCAAAGCCAAGCGGGCCGGCCTGCCGCTGGCCAAGCTCCTGGGCTCGTACCGCGACTCCGTGCAGACGTACAACACGTCCGGCGGATTCCTGAACGCAACCCTCGAGGAAGTGAAGGCCCGGGCCACCCAGTCACTCGAGGAAGGCATCGGCGGCATCAAGGTCAAAGTGGGCCTCCCCGACAGCAAAGAGGACCTGCGCCGCGTCGCAGGCATCCGCGAACACATCGGCTGGGACGTTCCGCTGATGGTGGACGTCAACCAGCAGTGGGACCGGGCCACCGCCCTGCGGATGGGCCGCCAGCTCGAGGAGTTCAACCTGATCTGGATCGAAGAACCCCTGGACGCCTACGACTTCGAGGGCCACGCCCACCTGGCCAACGTCCTGGACACCCCCATCGCCACCGGTGAAATGCTGGCGTCTGTGGCCGAACACAAGGGCCTCATCAACGCCAACGGCTGCGACATCATCCAGCCGGACGCTCCCCGCGTCGGCGGCATCACCCAGTTCCTCCGCCTGGCCGCCCTGGCCGACGAGCGCGGGCTGGGCCTGGCACCGCATTTCGCCATGGAAATCCATCTCCATCTCGCCGCTGCCTACCCGCGCGAGCCCTGGGTGGAACACTTCGACTGGCTCGACCCGCTGTTCAATGAACGGCTCGAAACCAAGGACGGCCGGATGATCGTCCCGGACCGCCCGGGCCTCGGCGTCACCCTCAGCGACCAGGCACGTGCCTGGACCACCGAGACCGTGGAGTTCGGCGCGTAA
- the ehuB gene encoding ectoine/hydroxyectoine ABC transporter substrate-binding protein EhuB has protein sequence MRSNITRRNLLRGAGTAALGVTVAGWITSCSSVPAGNPATGATSNLLETAKAQGFIRVGIANEPPYTQVSPDGQVTGCEPDVLRAVCKRLGIDEVQGIITPYESMIPGLNANRWDVIAAGLFMKQSRCSQILYSEPVIVSTESFATPKGNPKSILTIADIIADPDLRIAVLPGGFEEGVLKAANVPANQQVKVNDGRSGLEALKANRADAFMLPTLSLKSLAESDNSFDITAPIEDAPRTGSGAAFRQGDTSFHEAYNKELAAFKATPEFGEILTKWGFDSTVVEGVTAEELCKTEG, from the coding sequence ATGAGAAGCAACATCACACGGCGGAACCTCCTTCGAGGTGCTGGCACAGCCGCTCTCGGAGTGACGGTCGCTGGTTGGATAACCAGCTGCTCCAGTGTTCCCGCTGGTAACCCGGCAACGGGTGCGACGAGCAACCTGCTGGAAACTGCAAAGGCGCAGGGCTTCATCCGAGTAGGCATCGCCAATGAGCCGCCTTATACACAGGTCAGCCCGGACGGTCAGGTCACAGGATGCGAACCCGACGTCTTGCGGGCAGTCTGTAAGCGCCTGGGAATCGACGAGGTTCAGGGCATCATCACACCCTATGAGTCCATGATCCCCGGACTGAATGCCAACCGCTGGGACGTGATCGCAGCCGGCCTGTTCATGAAGCAGTCACGATGCTCGCAGATTCTTTACTCCGAGCCAGTCATTGTTTCTACCGAATCCTTCGCCACGCCCAAGGGCAATCCGAAAAGCATCCTCACGATCGCTGACATCATCGCAGATCCCGATTTGCGTATCGCCGTTCTCCCCGGTGGATTTGAAGAAGGAGTTCTCAAGGCGGCTAACGTTCCTGCCAACCAGCAGGTTAAGGTCAATGACGGTCGAAGCGGCCTCGAAGCGCTGAAGGCAAACCGCGCGGACGCTTTCATGCTTCCCACGCTGTCGCTGAAGTCTCTGGCCGAGAGCGACAATAGCTTTGACATCACAGCACCGATTGAAGATGCGCCGCGCACTGGCTCGGGAGCAGCTTTCCGTCAGGGCGATACGTCCTTCCACGAGGCCTACAACAAGGAGCTTGCGGCATTCAAGGCCACGCCGGAGTTCGGGGAGATCCTCACCAAGTGGGGCTTCGATTCAACCGTCGTTGAAGGCGTAACTGCTGAGGAACTATGCAAGACCGAAGGCTGA
- a CDS encoding Asp/Glu/hydantoin racemase: MTLEPNSTLAPVADPPGPQAWHDIGVVCPFDMALDHELWRWMPAGVNLIFTRTPYYDEPVGLDMAEEISDLAEIQDAVRSVMAISPVVVTYACTSGSFVHGVEGARNLSSAMAAAGAPAAITTSEGLLMALDALGVSKVAVATPYLAELTTRLSSFLEQGGKSVVSQKGLGLDRNIWKVPYAATCELIRKADAPDAEAIFVSCTNLPTYDVIAYMERELGKPVITANQVTAWSALRLLGRDAVGPGQALLAAPRE, translated from the coding sequence ATGACACTCGAACCCAACTCAACTTTGGCGCCCGTTGCTGATCCGCCGGGTCCCCAGGCGTGGCACGACATCGGCGTCGTGTGCCCCTTCGATATGGCGCTCGACCATGAACTTTGGCGCTGGATGCCCGCGGGGGTGAACCTCATTTTTACCCGCACCCCGTACTACGACGAGCCCGTAGGCCTGGACATGGCAGAAGAAATCAGCGATCTGGCCGAAATTCAGGATGCGGTCCGCAGCGTGATGGCTATTAGCCCGGTTGTAGTTACTTACGCCTGCACCTCCGGCAGCTTTGTCCACGGGGTAGAGGGCGCCAGGAACCTTTCCAGCGCCATGGCCGCCGCCGGCGCCCCGGCCGCGATCACCACATCCGAAGGCCTACTAATGGCTCTGGATGCATTGGGCGTATCAAAGGTGGCCGTGGCTACGCCCTACCTTGCGGAGCTGACCACTCGCCTATCATCCTTTCTTGAACAAGGCGGGAAGTCCGTAGTCTCCCAAAAGGGCCTGGGGCTGGACCGGAATATATGGAAGGTCCCATATGCCGCCACCTGCGAGCTGATCCGCAAGGCGGATGCACCGGACGCCGAGGCTATTTTTGTCAGCTGCACAAACTTGCCCACCTATGACGTCATCGCGTACATGGAGCGCGAACTTGGAAAGCCCGTGATCACCGCTAACCAGGTCACGGCGTGGAGCGCGCTGCGGCTGCTCGGCCGTGACGCCGTCGGGCCAGGCCAGGCCCTCCTGGCGGCGCCCAGAGAATAA
- the ehuD gene encoding ectoine/hydroxyectoine ABC transporter permease subunit EhuD translates to MIWDNAFAISILPILLQGLWTTVHITVVGTLLAAGLGLVFAVLRRLAIPVLSKVIAFLVVFVRGTPLLVQAYVAFFVLPSYGISFDALTTGIVVIGVNYSAYMAEVYRSGIQGVPKGQWEAATALSLPGTRTWGRIVLPQAIRTVVPMLGNYLIQMFKDSAVLSAITVVELMATAQAIGSSNFRYLEPLTLAALLFLAVSYPASRLVNRLERRYAPQH, encoded by the coding sequence ATGATTTGGGATAATGCGTTTGCGATATCAATACTCCCGATCCTGTTGCAGGGGCTGTGGACCACGGTCCATATAACTGTCGTGGGAACTCTGCTCGCAGCCGGGCTCGGTCTTGTCTTCGCTGTTCTCCGACGGCTTGCCATTCCCGTGCTGTCAAAGGTCATTGCCTTCCTAGTCGTGTTTGTCCGCGGTACTCCACTGTTGGTGCAGGCCTACGTTGCCTTCTTCGTGCTCCCTTCCTATGGCATAAGCTTCGATGCACTCACAACCGGCATCGTGGTGATCGGCGTGAACTACAGCGCCTATATGGCCGAGGTCTACCGCAGCGGCATCCAAGGTGTCCCCAAGGGGCAGTGGGAAGCGGCGACAGCATTAAGCCTTCCCGGGACCCGCACCTGGGGCCGAATTGTCCTGCCGCAGGCAATCCGCACCGTCGTCCCGATGCTTGGCAACTACCTCATCCAGATGTTCAAGGATTCAGCAGTCCTATCCGCAATTACCGTGGTTGAACTTATGGCCACCGCCCAGGCAATTGGAAGCTCCAACTTCCGTTATCTGGAGCCACTCACCCTCGCAGCTCTGCTGTTCCTGGCAGTAAGCTACCCAGCCTCCCGGCTCGTCAATAGATTGGAGCGGCGCTATGCGCCCCAGCACTGA